A DNA window from Pleurodeles waltl isolate 20211129_DDA chromosome 12, aPleWal1.hap1.20221129, whole genome shotgun sequence contains the following coding sequences:
- the VGF gene encoding neurosecretory protein VGF, translating to MIWATYLQRAALTLSIILLQECYLHAAPLGEEKHEAHLPKAQHKEILKAQDREINLEAPLENKNHPEGEVQARSLPDYQTKASASEDDDELFKDIDPKTLAAVLLQALNVDQDKPQDSSDKRENVFEQYENNLAAQDEPKADEDTMTEKVQSRTRSTNLESQKQMANKQGRKPWKEEEKTEDTDINSDDLENLKSMLQELQKYSTAAKRERSNEIDTYNNQERDRDYDRDQNNILKELEDFQRMLDEQGSEKKTNKEKRRSYTKERVEEKKYVREYENLDDGRRQPDRKTDEDKIADIASNLLLQYLLKGEDNTDQDNNGKEEAEAFADETKKNNLIFDDDGGNDIDDAISEYGLGEQDNAAEDKRSNEEDEDMDPQTIDKLIEISSKLHLPADDVIDIINDVEKKKKDSSEREDPRHNKAHKERVRTIPSRHEAPQPMYYPPYHKKEHSKHHMKEEGVWNNNVLGNDLEYEDTPMALPRKYRDKQNTYSNYIKPRAFQKPHQYYYNPPGSLMQREDYYDDSQDKEEELENYIEKILLKHPEVFQ from the coding sequence ATGATTTGGGCAACATATCTCCAACGAGCTGCCCTGACCCTTTCCATCATCCTCTTGCAGGAGTGCTATCTCCATGCCGCACCATTGGGAGAGGAAAAACACGAGGCACATCTGCCCAAAGCCCAACACAAAGAGATCCTCAAAGCTCAGGACCGTGAGATCAATTTGGAAGCTCCTCTAGAGAACAAAAATCATCCAGAGGGAGAGGTGCAGGCTAGGTCACTCCCAGACTACCAGACCAAGGCATCCGCCAGCGAGGATGATGATGAGCTCTTCAAAGACATAGATCCTAAGACTCTTGCTGCCGTACTCCTTCAGGCTCTAAATGTTGACCAAGACAAGCCTCAAGACTCGTCTGACAAGCGTGAAAATGTCTTTGAACAGTATGAGAACAACCTTGCAGCACAAGATGAGCCTAAAGCCGATGAAGACACAATGACAGAGAAAGTCCAGAGCAGAACTCGAAGTACTAACCTGGAATCACAGAAGCAGATGGCGAACAAACAGGGTAGAAAGCCTTGGAAGGAAGAGGAAAAGACTGAAGACACCGATATCAACTCTGATGATCTGGAGAACCTAAAGTCCATGCTGCAGGAGCTCCAGAAATACAGCACTGCTGCCAAGAGAGAGAGGTCCAATGAGATCGACACATACAACAACCAGGAAAGGGACAGAGACTATGACAGGGACCAAAACAACATCTTGAAAGAGCTAGAAGACTTCCAACGGATGCTGGATGAACAAGGGTCAGAGAAAAAAACCAACAAAGAAAAAAGGAGATCATACACCAAAGAGAGAGTAGAAGAGAAAAAGTATGTGCGAGAATATGAAAACCTGGATGATGGCAGGAGGCAACCGGACAGAAAGACAGATGAAGATAAGATTGCAGACATAGCCTCTAACCTGCTCTTGCAGTACCTTCTCAAAGGAGAAGACAACACAGACCAAGACAATAATGGCAAGGAGGAGGCAGAGGCATTTGCTGACGAGACTAAGAAGAACAACCTGATATTTGATGATGATGGTGGGAATGACATTGATGATGCCATTTCAGAATATGGCCTGGGAGAACAAGACAACGCTGCTGAGGACAAGCGATCCAATGAGGAGGATGAAGACATGGATCCCCAGACCATAGATAAACTCATTGAGATCTCCAGCAAACTCCACCTGCCCGCTGATGATGTCatagacattatcaatgatgttgagaagaagaaaaaagattCCTCAGAAAGGGAAGATCCGAGGCACAACAAGGCCCACAAAGAGAGGGTGAGGACCATTCCATCCAGGCATGAAGCCCCCCAACCGATGTACTACCCACCTTACCACAAGAaggaacattccaaacaccacATGAAGGAGGAAGGAGTCTGGAACAACAATGTACTGGGGAACGACCTAGAATATGAAGACACACCCATGGCCTTGCCCAGAAAGTACAGAGATAAGCAAAACACCTACTCCAACTACATCAAGCCCCGGGCTTTCCAGAAGCCACATCAATACTACTACAACCCTCCAGGTTCCTTGATGCAGAGAGAAGACTATTACGATGACAGCCAGGACAAGGAGGAAGAGCTAGAAAACTACATTGAGAAGATTCTTCTGAAACACCCCGAGGTGTTCCAGTAG